The Leadbetterella byssophila DSM 17132 DNA window CCATGTATTCTCACCTTCGCTGGCTTTATGGCGACGGATACCTCTACTCTGCCTGGGAAACAGGAACAGATGAAGCTACATGGGCACAAAGTGCTGATGGTAACTTCAAGGATATGGACATGACAAACGTAGGACGTATCAGTGTCACTACCCATCCTACTAGCATAGTTTGGAACGTGGTTTACTCCAATATCAATACCGCAAATGGTGTTATTGAAAATGCCAGCGAAGTAGGACTTTCACCTGCTCTAATCGCAGAAGCCCAGTTCTTCCGTGCATTTGACTACTTCCTACTGGTACAGACCTACGGTGGAGTTCCCCTTGATTTAGGCTCAGGTGAATTGAAATTCAACACTTCTCCCGTGCGTGTATCCGTAAGAAACACAGTTCCAGAAGTATACACAAAAGCCATCTTCCCAGATTTGCTTGCAGCTGTAGCTAACTTACCGGATAATCCTAGAGTAAAAGGCGGAGTTTCCAAAACCCTGGCTAGATTATACCTTGCCAAAGCTTACCTAACGTATGGATGGTGGCTGGAAAACCCTAACAATATCCCCACTTACCCGGAAACCCCTAGGGTTGACCCTGATGGTAAGAATGCAGCCTGGTATTTCCAGCAAGCCTATGATATAGCCACTACAGCCATAGAAAATCCCGGGCCTTTCGGTTTACAACCTACTTTCTATGATCTTCATTTAGGAGCAAATGACCGCAATATGGAAATGCTTCTTTACGCTGATCATACTGAAAGAAGCGAGTTCTACAATGGGGGCAGTCTTACATTTGGCGGAGGAGGAGCACCGGACAACTGGGTTGTGTGGATGATGACATGGAACTATACCAACATCCGCTCAAGTACTTCTGCGAGCAACTGGGCCCCGGTAAGTACCGTTCAGCGCGCCGCTACTCAAGACTTGGGTAGACCATGGACACGTATGGCTCCTCCTGCTGAAGTGTTTTCGAAAACGTTTGCCGACAAAAAACTTGACTCTCGCTATGATGGTACTTTTGTTACCGTGTATAGAGCCAACTGGGATCTTGCCGGTGACCGTACTCCTCAGTATTACAATGCCAACTATCTACCTGTAAAACCGGGAGATCCTATATTGACCTTTTTGGATGAAACTCCAGCCCAAGCTATTGACTATTCAAACCAAGTATTCAATAGTAACGTAGGCGCCGGTGTCCTTCCTGGTAGAGCTG harbors:
- a CDS encoding RagB/SusD family nutrient uptake outer membrane protein; amino-acid sequence: MKNLKSLLGTALLTLQLVSCNSILEEQPRSIYEPGFFKTETGVMGGLTAMYSHLRWLYGDGYLYSAWETGTDEATWAQSADGNFKDMDMTNVGRISVTTHPTSIVWNVVYSNINTANGVIENASEVGLSPALIAEAQFFRAFDYFLLVQTYGGVPLDLGSGELKFNTSPVRVSVRNTVPEVYTKAIFPDLLAAVANLPDNPRVKGGVSKTLARLYLAKAYLTYGWWLENPNNIPTYPETPRVDPDGKNAAWYFQQAYDIATTAIENPGPFGLQPTFYDLHLGANDRNMEMLLYADHTERSEFYNGGSLTFGGGGAPDNWVVWMMTWNYTNIRSSTSASNWAPVSTVQRAATQDLGRPWTRMAPPAEVFSKTFADKKLDSRYDGTFVTVYRANWDLAGDRTPQYYNANYLPVKPGDPILTFLDETPAQAIDYSNQVFNSNVGAGVLPGRADFVIAPNAISRLRHPGLWKLGTYRTDNAGGLGQPNAGLTRPYYVAKFSELYFIAAEAAVKGATTKAGKSARELINVIRARAGKWRFSNALNLSVIQDNSAALTAATPANIDINYILAERSREYFGEGYRWFDLVRTQKWGELAAKYTIAGPNATDIVQETFTRDIQPHHYLRPIPQGQIDGMEMTPEEKKAYQNPGYN